A region from the Desulfomonile tiedjei genome encodes:
- a CDS encoding FAD:protein FMN transferase produces MNKVISGFLRPLGCLVALFIVSCSGKDSVDIHRYSRLLMGTLVEVTVSSPRDKANGASEAVFDEIKRVEDLTSFHKPSGLTSLNDSAGRGPINPDRELLEIIGTALQTAKATKGAFDPTVGVLCRLWSFSGGEPRLPDSSEIVEAVKKVGWGRVKLDNSEGTVFLPETGMALDLGGITKGYALDRVAEALRKHGISSALVNIGGDVLVVGEKEPGKPWRIGVQDPRNPREVVAVAAPKDRVVMTSGDYERFFVKDGKRFHHILNPATGYPAEGAQSVTIVAASGLVAEPLGATIFVLGVDKGLKYIHSLPDVEALVIDPQGQIHMTPGARSLFELKR; encoded by the coding sequence ATGAACAAGGTTATTTCAGGCTTCTTGCGGCCTCTAGGCTGTTTGGTCGCCTTATTCATCGTATCGTGTTCTGGAAAAGACTCGGTTGACATCCACCGCTACAGTAGATTGCTGATGGGGACCCTCGTAGAGGTCACCGTGTCAAGTCCGCGGGACAAGGCCAATGGAGCGTCCGAAGCGGTATTTGATGAGATCAAACGCGTTGAGGACCTGACTTCCTTCCACAAACCATCGGGGCTGACGAGCTTGAATGATTCCGCCGGCCGCGGGCCAATCAATCCGGACAGGGAATTGTTGGAGATTATTGGAACCGCTCTTCAGACGGCCAAGGCCACCAAAGGAGCATTTGACCCTACCGTCGGGGTCCTGTGCCGATTGTGGAGCTTCAGCGGCGGCGAGCCACGACTCCCGGACTCGTCCGAAATTGTGGAGGCCGTGAAGAAAGTCGGATGGGGCCGTGTGAAGCTGGACAACTCCGAAGGCACCGTTTTCTTGCCGGAGACGGGCATGGCGCTGGATCTCGGCGGAATTACAAAGGGTTATGCTTTGGACCGCGTGGCTGAGGCCCTGAGGAAACATGGCATTTCCTCAGCCTTGGTGAACATAGGCGGCGACGTGCTGGTAGTCGGCGAAAAGGAGCCCGGGAAGCCGTGGCGCATAGGTGTTCAGGACCCCCGCAATCCGAGAGAGGTAGTGGCCGTGGCTGCCCCGAAGGATCGAGTGGTAATGACCTCAGGCGATTACGAGAGGTTCTTTGTCAAAGACGGCAAGAGGTTTCACCACATTCTGAATCCTGCGACCGGATATCCGGCCGAAGGAGCGCAGTCGGTGACTATTGTGGCGGCAAGCGGTCTGGTCGCGGAGCCGCTTGGGGCAACAATATTCGTTCTCGGCGTGGACAAGGGGCTGAAATACATTCATTCACTTCCCGATGTGGAGGCCTTGGTCATCGACCCTCAGGGTCAGATTCATATGACGCCGGGCGCTCGGTCTCTGTTTGAGCTTAAGCGATGA
- a CDS encoding branched-chain amino acid ABC transporter permease, which produces MVSFADILQYVFSGVTIGAIYAMVGLGFTMVYNSTSIINLAQGEFVMLGGLFGATFVAVAKSMGLPPHLAILTGFLLAVICTTIVGLLMEKIAIEPTDHLTVFHYGGMAAIIFWITRLVAELSLPLSVIITVAGVSGAYLLLRKVKIKSMESPTVLQLIIITIALSIIVRGIAMFTFGKNPYFMNHFVSEKAITVFGATVLPQTVLVVAVIIMVVILVGLFYSLTLTGKAMQACAFNRSIARLMGINDQWMILLSFGMSSLVGAVAGYMVTPITLMDYDRGPMLALKGFGAAVLGGLGNGYGAVAAGFILGILEALGAGLISSAYKDAVSLVILLLVLFYKPSGLFGSAEAAKFKEF; this is translated from the coding sequence ATGGTTTCTTTTGCGGACATTCTACAGTACGTGTTTTCCGGCGTTACTATCGGGGCCATCTACGCCATGGTGGGCCTCGGCTTCACGATGGTGTACAATTCCACCAGCATCATCAATTTAGCCCAGGGTGAATTCGTAATGCTGGGCGGCCTGTTCGGGGCCACATTTGTGGCCGTCGCTAAAAGCATGGGGCTGCCCCCTCACTTGGCCATTCTGACAGGTTTTCTTCTTGCCGTGATCTGCACTACTATTGTCGGTCTTCTAATGGAGAAGATCGCTATCGAGCCAACCGATCATTTGACCGTATTTCATTACGGGGGAATGGCGGCCATTATTTTCTGGATAACCCGACTGGTGGCGGAACTATCGCTTCCCCTTTCGGTGATTATCACAGTGGCAGGAGTGTCCGGCGCTTACCTGTTGCTCAGGAAAGTGAAAATAAAGTCTATGGAGAGCCCTACGGTCCTCCAATTGATCATCATAACAATTGCGCTGTCAATTATCGTTCGGGGGATCGCCATGTTCACGTTCGGCAAGAACCCGTACTTTATGAACCATTTTGTTTCGGAAAAGGCTATCACTGTTTTCGGAGCGACCGTCTTACCCCAAACAGTGCTCGTTGTGGCTGTGATAATCATGGTTGTGATCTTAGTGGGGTTGTTTTACAGCCTTACGCTAACCGGCAAAGCAATGCAGGCCTGCGCGTTCAACCGCAGCATTGCGAGACTGATGGGTATCAACGATCAGTGGATGATATTGTTGTCTTTCGGCATGTCTTCGCTCGTTGGGGCCGTGGCCGGATATATGGTCACCCCGATTACTCTTATGGACTATGATCGAGGGCCCATGCTGGCCTTGAAAGGGTTTGGAGCCGCTGTTCTTGGCGGGCTGGGCAACGGATACGGAGCCGTGGCAGCAGGCTTCATCCTCGGAATCCTTGAGGCGCTGGGAGCAGGACTGATCTCTTCGGCATACAAGGATGCGGTTTCGCTGGTTATCTTGTTGCTGGTTCTTTTCTATAAGCCCAGCGGTTTGTTCGGTAGCGCTGAGGCCGCAAAATTCAAGGAATTCTGA
- a CDS encoding bile acid:sodium symporter, which translates to MPRLDDLILFAVIFVSVAAAVVFPDAGKVFQPYLLVFMMLLMFLSFLRIDFHSLVNISPSVLRVLAMMAAVKLIVLPVALYGLALVIIPDYAIPVLLLSGISTGVVAPFIATLLGADVAPVLRMVIVTSLLVPFSLPCLVKLLEGSEIAIPLQTMIQLLAVVILVPMVAVLFFRRLLPGVIEGIASRRFPFSLILFALINLGVFSKYSNFLFQHPKQLLVSTAVAYALSVIYYMVGFLITPRRKIPERLAAGISLALMNNVLVIVFSSEFFGPLSPTLAAMYMFPFFTMIVPIKILAGRRAATSPGETSNS; encoded by the coding sequence ATGCCTAGATTGGATGATCTCATACTATTTGCCGTGATCTTCGTATCTGTGGCCGCGGCGGTAGTTTTCCCAGACGCAGGGAAGGTTTTCCAGCCGTACCTTCTCGTCTTCATGATGCTTCTAATGTTCTTGAGTTTTTTGAGAATAGATTTCCACTCACTGGTGAACATATCTCCTTCAGTGCTACGTGTGCTGGCCATGATGGCGGCGGTGAAGCTGATAGTGCTGCCAGTCGCGCTCTACGGACTGGCCCTTGTCATCATCCCCGACTATGCGATTCCGGTTTTGCTCCTTTCAGGCATTTCCACAGGAGTGGTTGCGCCTTTCATAGCCACGCTGCTGGGAGCCGACGTTGCGCCGGTGCTGCGAATGGTCATTGTGACCTCATTGTTGGTGCCCTTTTCTTTACCCTGCCTGGTGAAACTCCTCGAGGGCTCGGAAATAGCCATACCGTTGCAAACAATGATTCAGTTGCTCGCTGTGGTGATCCTTGTCCCGATGGTCGCAGTTCTGTTCTTCAGGAGGCTCCTTCCGGGAGTTATCGAAGGCATTGCATCGCGCCGATTTCCGTTTTCACTTATATTGTTCGCTTTGATAAATCTCGGGGTCTTTTCCAAGTATTCCAACTTTCTGTTTCAGCATCCCAAGCAACTGCTCGTTTCAACCGCGGTTGCTTACGCACTTTCAGTCATCTATTATATGGTCGGCTTCCTGATCACGCCGAGGCGGAAGATCCCGGAAAGGCTGGCGGCAGGTATCAGTTTGGCGCTTATGAACAACGTTCTCGTGATAGTATTCTCGTCCGAGTTTTTTGGTCCGCTTTCACCCACCCTCGCCGCGATGTATATGTTCCCCTTTTTCACTATGATAGTGCCTATTAAGATTCTTGCCGGCCGCAGGGCCGCAACTTCACCCGGAGAAACAAGCAACTCATGA
- the rsfS gene encoding ribosome silencing factor, whose amino-acid sequence MRRPSLNSQSQTASKEKAETLLRAALSKKALNPVLIRLAGLTSLTDYFLIVSARSAKQVKAVAEAILTEARHRKFPRYSSEGVNQGNWALLDYGDVVVHIFQKPTREFYDLEGLWSDAPRETFPPALLAEIEAAVETDEDLEEEEF is encoded by the coding sequence ATGAGACGGCCCTCGCTGAATTCCCAATCACAGACAGCGTCCAAGGAAAAGGCTGAAACTCTCCTGCGAGCCGCACTTTCCAAGAAAGCGCTCAACCCGGTGCTCATCCGCCTGGCGGGTCTGACTTCTCTGACAGACTATTTCCTCATTGTTTCCGCCCGGTCAGCCAAGCAGGTCAAGGCCGTGGCAGAAGCGATCCTCACAGAAGCCCGCCACCGCAAGTTCCCGCGCTATTCTTCGGAAGGGGTGAATCAGGGAAACTGGGCGCTGCTGGACTATGGGGACGTGGTGGTTCACATCTTTCAAAAACCGACCCGCGAGTTCTACGATTTGGAGGGACTATGGTCGGACGCCCCGAGAGAGACTTTTCCTCCTGCCCTACTCGCTGAAATAGAGGCAGCGGTGGAAACGGACGAAGACCTGGAAGAAGAAGAGTTCTAG
- a CDS encoding metallophosphoesterase, whose amino-acid sequence MRSAHLSDLHFGRTVERNKLEALGMDLASQGPDLLILTGDITDRGTISQFRWARDFLRSLNIPFISVPGNREVGVLAVWEWLLPWFAMRRYGNFFGKIDKVVHACQESRVLFFGLNSVHPFPSWPGSISRDARYWLKAQAPKSPDYVKVLFLHHPVLPVIRSSSFWAHNLSDAGELLNICTQTGIQLILQGHKHRSSVMEIKFPERDAKIVVSSSGAPLMSRWDPVYHMIEICTSSIVISPRRFSEGSFSETGIYEFPLDGAPPLGPNK is encoded by the coding sequence ATGCGATCAGCTCACCTCTCAGACCTTCACTTCGGCCGAACCGTTGAACGCAACAAACTCGAGGCGTTAGGGATGGACCTGGCTTCCCAGGGACCGGATCTCCTTATACTTACCGGTGACATTACCGATCGCGGGACGATTTCTCAATTCCGCTGGGCCCGAGACTTTCTGCGATCCTTGAATATACCTTTCATAAGTGTGCCCGGAAACAGGGAAGTGGGCGTCCTGGCGGTATGGGAGTGGCTGCTGCCGTGGTTTGCCATGAGGCGTTATGGCAATTTTTTCGGAAAGATAGACAAAGTTGTTCATGCTTGCCAAGAATCCCGTGTACTCTTTTTCGGCCTTAACTCGGTCCATCCATTCCCTTCGTGGCCGGGCTCCATTTCGAGGGATGCCAGATACTGGCTCAAAGCCCAAGCCCCAAAATCTCCGGATTATGTTAAGGTACTATTTCTCCATCATCCGGTCCTTCCCGTCATTCGTAGTTCATCCTTCTGGGCGCACAATTTGTCCGACGCAGGCGAATTGCTCAACATTTGCACCCAGACGGGGATCCAACTGATCCTGCAAGGCCACAAACATCGTTCCAGCGTCATGGAGATAAAATTCCCCGAAAGAGACGCGAAGATAGTGGTTTCCTCCAGCGGCGCACCACTGATGTCGAGATGGGACCCGGTGTACCACATGATCGAGATATGCACCTCGTCAATTGTGATCTCCCCGAGAAGGTTTTCGGAAGGTTCTTTCAGTGAGACGGGAATTTATGAGTTTCCGTTGGATGGGGCGCCACCCCTTGGCCCGAACAAATGA
- the tsaB gene encoding tRNA (adenosine(37)-N6)-threonylcarbamoyltransferase complex dimerization subunit type 1 TsaB: MRKLVFTAISLLPSITTSRSGRHMMILAVHTTTPRLSVAIALDGRVIHEKALSPGREHLENLAPVVRDVIGHTKIRLEDVHGFGVAIGPGSFSGIRVGLATVKGIALALGKPVVGVSSLEILAWQGLGEGEVGASVIDARRGEVFAGIYRKSENKAVLMQGPLLIKADLFRGLLEQINHDSPAICSERAIDSLSANLWDSHETRIVIPSASACAILAEERFKGGVVEDVHSLAPLYIRRSDAEEKCKIL, encoded by the coding sequence TTGCGTAAATTGGTGTTCACTGCCATTTCCCTTCTTCCTTCGATCACCACAAGCCGATCGGGCCGGCACATGATGATCCTTGCGGTTCATACCACGACGCCTCGCCTGAGCGTTGCGATCGCGCTCGATGGAAGAGTCATTCACGAGAAGGCCCTGTCTCCAGGCCGAGAGCACTTGGAGAATCTGGCCCCGGTCGTCCGCGACGTTATCGGTCACACCAAAATCAGACTGGAAGACGTACATGGATTTGGGGTTGCCATAGGGCCCGGCTCTTTCTCCGGCATTCGTGTCGGCCTGGCGACCGTAAAAGGCATTGCACTGGCCCTGGGCAAACCTGTGGTCGGAGTATCCAGCCTGGAGATTTTGGCCTGGCAGGGATTAGGCGAAGGGGAGGTGGGTGCTTCAGTCATCGATGCGCGGAGGGGCGAGGTCTTTGCCGGTATTTATCGCAAGAGCGAGAACAAAGCGGTCCTGATGCAAGGCCCTCTTCTGATCAAGGCGGACCTGTTCCGAGGGCTCCTGGAACAGATCAATCACGATAGCCCTGCAATTTGCTCGGAACGGGCAATTGACAGCCTGTCCGCCAACCTTTGGGACAGCCACGAAACTCGAATCGTCATCCCGTCGGCCAGCGCTTGCGCCATACTCGCGGAGGAAAGATTCAAAGGGGGAGTGGTGGAGGATGTGCACTCCCTGGCTCCTCTATATATCCGGCGCTCCGACGCGGAAGAAAAATGCAAGATTCTTTGA
- a CDS encoding lytic transglycosylase domain-containing protein: MIRLIMPLLVLLLVCPIATDVVGAERVHPHAMTICAIIINEMTEGKISQDKAKQISLAIAHAGNRHFGRVTCGDMWLYMAMVYIESGFKNNIVNELNCRGMFQVHAPSWARKFGLTYGDLLDLHTNADSGIRVFKYYLELYKKTVPALSAYNSDDPRAATGYARAVLNTRLKIKKRYTELYRALHDEQVVAFNPNGR; this comes from the coding sequence ATGATCCGGCTGATAATGCCGCTTCTCGTACTTTTATTGGTTTGCCCGATTGCTACAGATGTGGTGGGAGCGGAGAGGGTCCATCCGCATGCGATGACCATCTGCGCCATTATCATTAATGAGATGACGGAAGGCAAGATCAGCCAGGACAAGGCCAAACAGATTTCTCTGGCAATCGCTCACGCGGGAAACAGACATTTCGGCCGCGTAACTTGCGGTGATATGTGGCTGTATATGGCGATGGTCTACATTGAAAGCGGCTTCAAAAACAACATAGTAAACGAATTAAACTGCCGGGGGATGTTTCAGGTTCATGCTCCGTCCTGGGCCAGGAAGTTCGGACTGACCTACGGCGACCTCCTGGACCTCCATACCAATGCTGACAGCGGCATACGGGTGTTCAAGTACTACCTGGAATTGTACAAGAAGACCGTGCCGGCCTTGAGCGCCTACAACAGTGACGATCCGCGTGCCGCCACGGGATACGCCAGGGCCGTCTTGAACACTCGCCTGAAAATCAAGAAGCGATATACGGAGCTTTATAGGGCTCTCCATGACGAACAGGTAGTGGCTTTCAATCCGAACGGTCGGTGA
- the rseP gene encoding RIP metalloprotease RseP: MENFVSYLTWLGPYVVGFLLLLGVLILIHEFGHFITAKMVGVKVLKFSLGFPPVLLKRKWGETEYMVGALPFGGYVKLLGEDPESDEEIPPEELPRAFTSKPLWARMAIIVAGPLSNYLLAVVLICAGHLAGWPVLASEVGKVMDGSPAMEAGVKPHDAIVAIDGEPVSRWDDMRAIIEKSPGRKLNVTVQRDGEKIDLAVTPVLSDQKDVFGEPTGRIGVTPSGKNIELGVGGSVSEGIYFTGHLTKLVVVSLVKLVRGELGAKSLSGPITIAQASGESLKAGTLNFIGLMSFISINLAIINLLPIPILDGGHLMFFLIEAVIRRPVTGKVREVAVQFGLLFIVFLIALVFYNDITRIVTKGWSLTP, encoded by the coding sequence TTGGAAAATTTCGTGAGTTACCTGACCTGGTTGGGTCCATATGTGGTAGGCTTTCTGCTCCTTTTGGGTGTGTTGATTCTCATTCATGAGTTTGGCCACTTCATAACCGCCAAGATGGTTGGCGTAAAGGTTCTCAAGTTTTCGTTGGGCTTCCCCCCAGTACTTCTGAAGCGCAAATGGGGCGAAACCGAATACATGGTAGGCGCGCTTCCTTTCGGTGGATACGTCAAGCTCCTCGGAGAGGACCCGGAGTCCGACGAAGAGATCCCGCCCGAAGAACTCCCCAGGGCTTTTACCAGCAAGCCTCTCTGGGCTCGCATGGCGATCATAGTCGCCGGCCCTCTATCCAATTACCTTCTTGCGGTAGTACTGATATGCGCAGGCCACCTGGCAGGGTGGCCCGTGCTTGCCAGCGAAGTAGGCAAAGTGATGGACGGGTCGCCAGCTATGGAAGCCGGCGTCAAGCCACACGACGCAATAGTTGCAATAGACGGTGAACCGGTCTCGCGATGGGATGACATGCGGGCCATAATTGAGAAGAGTCCGGGCCGAAAACTCAATGTAACCGTACAAAGAGACGGTGAAAAAATAGATCTGGCCGTTACACCTGTTCTCAGCGATCAAAAAGACGTGTTCGGTGAGCCGACAGGACGGATCGGCGTAACCCCCTCCGGAAAAAACATTGAACTCGGAGTCGGAGGGTCTGTCTCCGAAGGTATTTATTTCACGGGCCATTTGACCAAGTTGGTGGTTGTTTCGTTGGTCAAGCTCGTGCGAGGCGAACTCGGCGCCAAATCATTGAGTGGGCCAATCACCATCGCTCAGGCATCCGGTGAGAGCTTAAAAGCGGGGACGTTGAATTTCATCGGCCTGATGAGCTTTATCAGCATCAATCTCGCAATTATCAACCTTCTGCCCATACCGATATTGGACGGCGGGCACTTGATGTTCTTTCTGATCGAAGCGGTAATTCGGCGGCCGGTCACCGGTAAAGTTAGAGAGGTGGCCGTGCAGTTCGGCCTCCTGTTTATCGTATTCCTGATCGCTCTGGTTTTTTACAACGACATTACCAGGATTGTCACCAAGGGCTGGTCTCTGACCCCCTGA
- a CDS encoding ABC transporter ATP-binding protein — translation MALGNVSCSMDQGSITAIIGPNGAGKTTLINVISQAVPQTQGKVFFKGSDISGLPQHKIARMGIARTFQNLRLFRHMTTLENVMVARHIKTSSGFLSCALKLPTSRRDEKVIRSNAMEYVEFVGLGAKADVDALSMPFGLQRHLEIARAMALEPEVILLDEPAGGLNPGETEALAELIYKIRERGVTVVLIEHDMNLIMNISDRIMVLNYGQKIAEGTPKEIQENDAVIEAYLGKEAAPQPQGPGSASVG, via the coding sequence ATGGCCCTCGGAAATGTTTCCTGTTCGATGGACCAGGGCAGCATAACGGCAATTATCGGACCCAACGGAGCGGGCAAGACCACTTTAATAAATGTGATTTCCCAAGCCGTTCCGCAGACCCAAGGGAAGGTTTTTTTCAAGGGAAGCGATATTTCAGGATTGCCTCAGCATAAAATTGCACGTATGGGCATTGCCCGCACCTTTCAAAACCTTCGACTGTTTCGTCACATGACCACCCTGGAAAACGTGATGGTTGCTCGCCACATAAAGACTTCTTCGGGCTTTCTATCCTGCGCTCTGAAGTTGCCCACCTCTCGCAGAGACGAAAAGGTCATTCGCAGTAACGCGATGGAATATGTAGAATTTGTCGGCCTCGGTGCCAAGGCTGATGTGGATGCCCTCTCCATGCCTTTCGGCCTCCAGAGGCACCTGGAGATTGCCCGGGCCATGGCGCTCGAGCCCGAGGTGATTCTGCTTGACGAGCCTGCCGGAGGACTGAATCCCGGTGAAACAGAGGCGCTGGCGGAGCTCATTTACAAAATAAGGGAAAGAGGTGTTACGGTCGTCCTGATCGAACACGACATGAACCTGATCATGAATATTTCCGACCGGATAATGGTTTTGAACTATGGCCAGAAAATAGCTGAAGGAACCCCCAAGGAAATCCAAGAAAACGATGCAGTAATCGAGGCCTATCTGGGCAAGGAAGCCGCTCCGCAGCCTCAGGGTCCCGGTTCTGCATCGGTGGGATAG
- the nadD gene encoding nicotinate (nicotinamide) nucleotide adenylyltransferase yields the protein MKVGILGGTFNPPHIGHLRLAEEVAFTHGLSRIIFIPSSVPPHKRGDHIAPSAHRFEMTRRACDDNPLFEVSDLEIAADNGPSYTVNTLEFFKREDPVLDIFFIIGTDSLGEIRAWRDYEKLFALSNFIVVRRPGTLFDAAWQGVPAEVRSEFKEEAGHLVHSSSSLLIPSKVTGLDISATMIRALCKEGRSIKYLVTEPVRSYIIQHNLYRNGA from the coding sequence TTGAAGGTCGGAATTTTAGGTGGAACGTTCAATCCGCCGCATATAGGCCATCTTCGCCTGGCTGAGGAAGTTGCTTTTACGCATGGCCTTTCCAGGATCATTTTTATTCCAAGTTCCGTCCCACCACACAAGCGAGGGGACCATATCGCCCCCTCAGCTCACCGCTTTGAGATGACTCGCAGGGCCTGTGACGACAACCCCCTCTTCGAGGTATCCGACCTGGAGATCGCCGCGGACAACGGGCCTTCTTACACCGTGAATACTCTCGAGTTTTTCAAGCGAGAAGACCCGGTGCTCGACATCTTCTTCATTATCGGCACCGATTCTCTGGGCGAGATCCGCGCTTGGAGGGACTATGAGAAGCTGTTTGCGCTGTCCAATTTTATCGTGGTGAGAAGGCCGGGCACCTTGTTTGACGCTGCCTGGCAGGGGGTTCCGGCGGAGGTCCGGAGCGAATTTAAAGAAGAAGCAGGCCATCTCGTGCACTCAAGCTCAAGCCTCCTAATACCCTCGAAAGTTACGGGGTTGGATATCTCCGCGACAATGATACGTGCCCTCTGCAAAGAGGGTCGGAGTATCAAATACCTCGTGACGGAACCGGTACGCTCTTATATCATCCAACATAATCTATATAGGAATGGAGCCTGA
- a CDS encoding ABC transporter substrate-binding protein, translated as MKGRLILAVLMAMIFAFATVLGASAADKKPLKIGAIFSVTGKASWLGDPEKKTTMMIVEEINKAGGVNGFPLEAIIEDDEGLEPKAVNAAEKLINKDTVLAIIGPSVSGCSLAIKPICDNAKIPNVSCAAAEAIVTPVEKSKFVFKTPQLDSHVAIRIIEQIKKMGIKKIGLLTDTLAFGQQGRKQLQTHAKDMGIEVVADETFGPGDTDMTAQLKKIESSGAGAVVGWTIVPAQSIIPKNMKQLGMKTPLFLSHGFGNPKYIEAAGDAAEGIIFPAGRLLVVDVLPNDHFQKKVLATYKAEYEKKHGPPVSTFGGHAYDALWVVVNAMKEKKITPDMDVAKARSLIRDGIEETKKWVGTAGIFNMSAQDHTGLDKDGSLELLYVEKGGKIIPLSQKK; from the coding sequence ATGAAGGGACGATTAATTCTTGCGGTTCTAATGGCAATGATTTTTGCCTTTGCCACCGTGCTTGGAGCCTCTGCAGCAGACAAGAAGCCGCTTAAAATAGGGGCAATCTTCTCTGTGACGGGAAAAGCTTCGTGGCTGGGGGACCCTGAGAAAAAGACCACCATGATGATCGTGGAGGAGATCAACAAAGCCGGTGGCGTGAACGGTTTCCCTCTGGAAGCGATCATCGAAGACGATGAAGGCCTGGAGCCGAAAGCCGTCAACGCTGCCGAGAAATTGATTAACAAAGACACTGTGCTTGCGATTATCGGTCCTTCGGTAAGTGGCTGCAGCTTGGCCATCAAACCAATTTGCGACAACGCCAAGATCCCTAACGTCTCGTGCGCTGCCGCGGAAGCAATCGTTACGCCTGTCGAAAAATCAAAGTTCGTGTTCAAGACGCCTCAGCTCGATTCACATGTTGCCATCCGGATCATCGAGCAGATCAAAAAGATGGGCATTAAGAAGATCGGGCTTCTCACCGACACTCTCGCCTTCGGTCAACAGGGGCGCAAACAGCTTCAAACTCACGCCAAAGACATGGGGATTGAAGTGGTGGCGGACGAGACCTTCGGCCCCGGCGACACAGACATGACGGCCCAGCTGAAAAAGATCGAATCCAGCGGAGCCGGAGCTGTGGTGGGTTGGACGATTGTCCCGGCGCAGTCGATTATTCCCAAGAACATGAAGCAGCTTGGAATGAAGACGCCTTTGTTCCTGAGCCACGGGTTCGGCAATCCCAAGTACATAGAGGCGGCAGGCGACGCTGCGGAGGGGATCATTTTCCCCGCGGGCAGACTGCTCGTTGTAGATGTTCTTCCAAACGACCACTTCCAGAAGAAGGTCCTTGCCACTTACAAGGCCGAATACGAGAAGAAGCACGGACCTCCTGTCAGCACTTTTGGCGGCCATGCTTATGATGCCCTCTGGGTTGTCGTCAACGCCATGAAGGAGAAAAAGATTACTCCGGATATGGATGTGGCAAAAGCCAGAAGCCTGATTAGAGACGGCATCGAAGAAACCAAGAAATGGGTCGGAACTGCCGGTATATTCAACATGAGCGCCCAGGATCATACGGGACTTGACAAAGACGGATCTTTGGAGTTGCTTTACGTTGAAAAGGGCGGGAAGATCATTCCTCTTTCCCAAAAGAAGTAG
- a CDS encoding branched-chain amino acid ABC transporter permease, with protein MGRGNLITLIIFGVIIAIFPLVLPSPYYLRVINFAGIFSLVCIGLSLLVGYTGQISIGQAGFFAIGAYSSGILTAQFGYSPWIGILVGIALNALVAFIVGIPTLKLRGHYLAMATLGIGEVIHIVALADTEDFTDLLRWIGIKIGYAPAALAKALAPYRSMTGGPSGFGQIPALGVGSWELGSPVQWFYFIWFTVFLLMILSLNLIHSRVGRALRAIHGNEEAAKAMGLNTARLKLGIFVTSAGMASLAGSFYAHYVTFISPVTFSINESILFLVMVAVGGMMNVWGALVGTIIMTILPESLRFLHDYDILVYGLILLIIMMFMPNGIVGLFQSLFSFQKTEKAGEK; from the coding sequence ATGGGGCGCGGTAATCTTATCACGCTAATCATTTTTGGCGTCATTATAGCGATTTTCCCTTTGGTACTGCCCAGCCCCTATTATTTGAGGGTGATAAACTTTGCCGGCATTTTTAGTCTTGTCTGCATCGGGCTGTCGCTGTTGGTGGGTTACACCGGGCAAATCTCCATAGGCCAGGCCGGATTTTTCGCCATCGGCGCGTATTCCTCAGGAATCTTAACCGCTCAGTTCGGTTATAGCCCCTGGATAGGAATCCTTGTGGGCATCGCTCTCAACGCGCTCGTGGCATTCATCGTCGGCATTCCGACCCTCAAGTTGAGGGGACATTACTTGGCAATGGCAACCCTGGGCATCGGGGAAGTCATACACATAGTTGCCCTTGCCGATACCGAGGACTTCACCGACCTGCTCCGGTGGATCGGAATAAAGATAGGGTACGCTCCGGCCGCGCTTGCCAAGGCGCTGGCCCCTTATCGCTCTATGACTGGAGGCCCTTCAGGGTTCGGACAAATACCCGCGTTGGGGGTGGGGTCTTGGGAACTGGGCTCTCCTGTCCAGTGGTTCTATTTTATCTGGTTTACAGTCTTCCTCCTGATGATCCTGTCCCTGAATCTCATCCATTCGAGGGTCGGCCGGGCTCTGCGCGCCATTCACGGGAATGAGGAAGCGGCCAAGGCAATGGGGCTGAACACGGCCAGATTGAAGCTCGGTATCTTCGTTACGTCAGCCGGGATGGCTTCCCTGGCTGGATCTTTCTACGCCCACTACGTGACGTTTATCTCACCGGTCACCTTTTCCATTAACGAGTCCATTCTTTTCCTGGTCATGGTGGCTGTGGGGGGGATGATGAACGTCTGGGGCGCGCTGGTGGGAACTATTATCATGACCATCTTGCCGGAGAGCCTCAGGTTTCTGCACGACTACGATATTCTTGTTTACGGCTTGATATTGCTGATCATTATGATGTTTATGCCGAACGGCATTGTGGGTTTATTTCAGAGCCTTTTCAGCTTTCAGAAAACGGAAAAGGCGGGTGAAAAGTGA